The segment GCGTCGAATCGCTGTCGGGGTCCGGCGGGCGCTTCAGCGCGTCGCGCGCGTACGAGAAGCTCGTGCTCGCGCGCATCCAGGAACTGCGCGAGGAGCGCATCGAGGGGATGCCGACGATCGCGGAATTCATGGAGCGGCGCTTCGCGCCCGCGATGGAGACATGCCGCAGCGTGTGGGCGCGTCGCGAGCAGATCGCCGATCGCATCGCGCGCGCGGTCGACCTGCTGCGCACCCGCGTCAATCTCGCACAGGAAAAGGACGTCACGCGGCTGCTCGCCGGCATGGAGCGCACCGCGCGCAACCAGCTGCATCTGCAGCATGCGGTGGAAGGGCTGTCCGTCGCCGCGATCTCGTACTACGTGCTGTCGCTCGCGGCGGCGGCGTTCAAGGCGCTGCACGTGCTGAGCCTGCCGGTCGATCCCGAGCTGGCGGAAGGGTTGCTGATCGCGCCGGTCGTGCTCGCGGTGATCCACATCACGCGGCGCACCCGCGCGCAGATGGCGCACGCGGATGCCGGCCGCGACGGCGAGCCGCCGCGTGCGTCGAAGATGAAGCAAGTGGTTTAGAACATCAACGAAAACATAAGGAATGGAGATGACTTTTTCGCACATGCAACCGGGGTTCTTCTCGAACATCGACGACGTCGCGGAGCCGGCATGGGACGACGCGAGCGACGCCGACGACACGCGCGTGTCGTCGTATCAGGCGGTGCTGCAGGAGCCGACTGCGTCGCTCGTCGGCGGCACGACCGATCGGCCGGACGTCGCGACGGCCGCGATCCTCGGCTACAACTGAGCCGCAGCGCCGACGCGGCCCGCGCTCAGCGGCGCTCGCGCATCACGAGCGCCACCACGACGCCCGACAGGAACGTGACGGCGCCGATCGTCAGGATCGCGTCCGCGAATCTGAAGCGATCGGCGATGAGGCCCGCCGACAGCGCGCCGATCGCATAGCCGAGATCGCGCCAGAAGCGGTAGACGCTCAGCGAGCGCGCGCGCCAGCGGGGGGCCGATGCATCGGAGATCGCCGCGATCAGGCTCGGAGAGACCATCGCCGTGCCGAGGCCGAACAGCACGCTCGCGGCGAGTCACCACCCGAACCGGCCGGTCAGCGCGGTCATGAACAGGCCTGCCGCCTGCACCCACATGCCGGTGACGATCAGCCCCTTGCGGCCCCACCGGTCGCTCAACGGGCCGGTCGCGGCCTGGCATACGCCCCACACGATCGGGTAGACCGCCTTGAGGATGCCGATCCGTTCGAAGCCGAGCCCGAGCCCCGCGAAGAACAGCGGGAAGATGCCCCAGCTCATGCCGTCGTTGAGGTTGTTGATCAGGCCGGCCTGCGACGCGGCGAACAGGTTGCGATCATTGAACGACGTGAGCAGGAACACGTCACGGAACGACAGCGACGGCACCTCGTCAGGCTGGCCCGGCTGGCCGGCCTCCAGGCGCACGACGAACACCGACAGCGTGAGGCCGGCGATCGCATAGCCGATCCCGAGATAGATCGGCGCCGGCCGCAGGCCGTGGCGGCTTGCCAGGTAGCCGGTCAGGAACGCGGTCAGGCCCACCGCGAAATAGCCCGCGAACTCGTTGAGCCCGACCGCGAGGCCGCGCCCCTTCGGCCCCGCGAGATCCACCTTCATGATCACGGTCATCGACCGCGCGAAGCCCTGGCTGATGCCGAGCAGCACGTTGGCCGCGTTGCGGGCCAAGGGCTTCAAGGCCGTCCGTCTCGAGGACGGCTTTCCCGAACGGAAGGCGGCCGGTCTGGCCGTCGAGGCCGAGGGCGTCGAGTGCCGCGCGCACCGGTTGGTTCTGTCGCAATAAGGGTGGCCTGGGAAGGTGACGGAAAAGCTGGCGAAGGCGTTCCGCAAACGCAAGCGACTTTCTGCTGCGTGCCCACCAGGACAAGCTCGCTGCCCGGCCCTACTTCGACAAATCAATCTTACTCGCTGGCGATCTAAGGCATCCTGATCATCCTGATACCCCGCGCCGCCGACCGTCCTTATTTCGACAGAACCCTATTTCGACGCTTGTCGCAAATGCGGGTGATATCTGTTTGTTATGGTGCGGTTATTCTTCTGCAAAAATGCGCGAGGCGTGATGCACTCTTTGATTTCTTAAAATGAGAAATCATGGAAGCTTGGGATAGGGCGATGATTCCAAATGGGGGGATATTGTTTAATGGCGGTGCGAATTTTCTACCTGGATGTACTGGGATCTGGTTTCAGGCAAGAAATAGCGTGACACTCAGGCACTGCAATTCACGGCTTGGCTGGAAAGAGATTGATTGCCGCAAGTGCCTTCCGTCTGAAAGAACGTGCGACTCAGACAGGCGATCCGCGCGCCTGGGAGCGCTACCTTGGCGCCGGCGGGAAAGTTTCCTCCTGGCCGTCGTCGCTGATCCGGAGGGGCGCGAGACGTCCGGCGACGCGCTGAACGACGCGCCGCCGGACGATTCAGTATCCGACGTCGAGCAGCCGCGGATCGTGAAAAACCGACGTGATCATCTTCCTGAGCTTGGAGCTGTCCAGGTTGGGGCGGTCTGTCCGATACAAAAGCTCGACCTGGAACTTATTGAACCGGCCGCGCAGATCATGGATCTTTATCTCGTCGCGGACGTCTCGGCCGATTGAACAACGCAGCACCAACGAGATTCCCTTCCCGGCGGACACGCTCGAGAACAGGATCGGATAGGACCCGCACTCGACTACCCGCCTGGGCGTAATGCCGCCCTCCCGGAACAGGAGATCGAAGTTTCTCGTCGAGGCGGCTTTTTTGCTGCTAAGCAAAAAAATTTCCCCATCGAGGACGGAAATTCTATCGATGGCAGGCGACTTTTTCTCGCTGATGACAACCAGCTCGCTCGAGAATAACGGCACCCGGGCATGACGCGCGGCAGAAAATCCTGAGCCGACGATGACCATGTCGAATTCATTATTTTCATAAGCGTTGACCAGGTTGATTGTGTTTCCAATCGAAATATCGATGTCCTGATCGACATCGTGACTTAAATCTATCAGCGAGTTGACGATGTAGGGCGGCAGGCACTCGATCAGTCCAATTCGGATGCTCGACTGGCTGCCCTTGGAGTGGGCAATTTTCGCTTTGCAATCGCCCACGAGGTCCATGATCCTGAGCGCATAGTCGTAGAGTATTTTCCCTTGCGCAGTGGGCGTGATCCCATCGGTGCGCCGGTCCAGCAAGGTGACGTCAAGCGCATCCTCCAGATTCCTGATGCGATGGGAAATGCTCGATTGCACCCGATTCAGACGGGCGGCTGCCTGGGTGATGTTCCCAGTTTCCACAACGGTGACAAAGGCAAGAAGTTCGCTGGTGTTCACGTGAAATCCTCGCGCGCGAGACGGCGCCTACCGTCATGACACATGGCTGCAGTCAGGATTGGCGCCGTCGCCTCGGTGCTTTTAATGTGGACTGACGGAGAATGCCGCGTCAGCGGGTATTCATTCTAGCCATCGATATCATCGATGGCTGTGTCGATATTATTCACTGGTTGTTGCTTGCGCTGCAACATACGATTGCATCAATGAAATTGACGTGCCGATTGAGGTGCATCGCGAACTTGCCGTTGATTGCTTGAAAATCAACAGTTTGCGGCAAAGTTTCATAGTGCATGCACCTTTGTTGTGCCAAAGCGTCGATTCGTCACGCCAACCGGCTTCTTGAGCGTGTTGTTGCACCGTAATAGGTCGTTGAATTGCAATTCTTAAAATAAAAAGCAGCGATTGTTCCAGATTTTGTTCGATTGAAAAATTATTCTAACTTTCCGAGGTAAAGCATGGCGAATGCAGAATTTGATGAGGTGATGCGTGAGCTGGTCGACTATGCGTATGGCCAGGCCACGTTCGACGACGAGACGCTGCGCTTGGCGCGCTTTTGCCTGCTGGATTCGATCGGTTGCGCGATTGCCGCGTCGACCGATCACGACTGTACGAGGCTGATGAGCAGTGCGCAGTTCAGCAAGAGCAGTCGCGGCGTGCCTGTCATCGGTACGGCGCTGCGACTCGGGCCGATCGAGGCGGCCTTTCACATCGGTTCGATGATCCGCTGGCTGGAGTTCAACGACACCTGGCTTGCCCAGGAATGGGGACATCCGTCCGACAACCTGGGGGCGATCCTGTCGGCCGCCGCGTGGCGCAGCCTGACGCACGATGAGAAACAGGCCGTCGATATGACGACCGTGCTGAATACGATGATCCGCGCGTATGAGATTCATGGCGTGCTGTGCCTGACGAACTGCTTCAACGCGCTGGGCATCGATCACGTCGTGCTGGTGAAGGTGGCGTCCGCGATCGCCTCGGCCCAGATCCTTGGCTTGTCGAAGGAGCAGGCGCTGAGCGCGCTGTCCAACGCCATCATTGATGGCCATTCGCTCAGAACCTACCGGCATGCGCCTAACGCGGGCACGCGCAAGTCCTGGGCCGCTGGGGACGCGACGGCACGTGGCATGCAGCTGGCGTTGTTCGCGCAAACCGGCGAAATGGGGTATCCGACGGCGCTGACCGCGCCGCGGTGGGGATTCAACGACGCGGTGCTTCGGGGCCAGCCGTTCAACCTGTCGCGCGATCTGTCGGATTTCGTGATCAAGAATATCCTGTTCAAGGTTCCCAATCCCGCGGAGTACCACGCGCAAACGGCCGTGGAGGCTGCTATCCGGCTTCGGGACCGGCTGGCCGCGGCGGGCTTTTCTCCCGACCGTATTGAATATGTGCGGGTGGAAACCACGCGCCCGGCCGTGCAGATCATCGACAAGTCGGGTCCGCTGAAGAATTCGGCCGATCGCGATCATTGTCTCCAGTACATGATCGCCGTTGCGCTTCGCACCGGAAACCTGACGATCAAGGACTTTCACGAGCCGCTCGCGTCCGACTCGCAGCTGGATGCATTGAGACTGAAGATTTCCTGCACCGAACGCGCCTCCTTTACCGAGAGCTACTACGACCCCGAGAAACGCGCGATACCCAACGCGCTCTATCTGAAGTGCGACGGGATGACGGAAGAGCTGTCGGAGACCATCGAATATCCGCTTGGCCATGTTCGGCGCCGGGATGAATGCTTCGACGCGCTGCTCGCGAAATTCCACCTGAATCTGTCGGAAAGCCCGCTTCGCGACAGGGCGGACATGCTGGCCGATGCCGTGACTTCAGGATCGAAGCTCGATCGCATGTCCGTGGTGGACCTGCTGAAGATGTTC is part of the Burkholderia ubonensis subsp. mesacidophila genome and harbors:
- a CDS encoding bifunctional 2-methylcitrate dehydratase/aconitate hydratase; its protein translation is MANAEFDEVMRELVDYAYGQATFDDETLRLARFCLLDSIGCAIAASTDHDCTRLMSSAQFSKSSRGVPVIGTALRLGPIEAAFHIGSMIRWLEFNDTWLAQEWGHPSDNLGAILSAAAWRSLTHDEKQAVDMTTVLNTMIRAYEIHGVLCLTNCFNALGIDHVVLVKVASAIASAQILGLSKEQALSALSNAIIDGHSLRTYRHAPNAGTRKSWAAGDATARGMQLALFAQTGEMGYPTALTAPRWGFNDAVLRGQPFNLSRDLSDFVIKNILFKVPNPAEYHAQTAVEAAIRLRDRLAAAGFSPDRIEYVRVETTRPAVQIIDKSGPLKNSADRDHCLQYMIAVALRTGNLTIKDFHEPLASDSQLDALRLKISCTERASFTESYYDPEKRAIPNALYLKCDGMTEELSETIEYPLGHVRRRDECFDALLAKFHLNLSESPLRDRADMLADAVTSGSKLDRMSVVDLLKMFSCD
- a CDS encoding LysR family transcriptional regulator → MNTSELLAFVTVVETGNITQAAARLNRVQSSISHRIRNLEDALDVTLLDRRTDGITPTAQGKILYDYALRIMDLVGDCKAKIAHSKGSQSSIRIGLIECLPPYIVNSLIDLSHDVDQDIDISIGNTINLVNAYENNEFDMVIVGSGFSAARHARVPLFSSELVVISEKKSPAIDRISVLDGEIFLLSSKKAASTRNFDLLFREGGITPRRVVECGSYPILFSSVSAGKGISLVLRCSIGRDVRDEIKIHDLRGRFNKFQVELLYRTDRPNLDSSKLRKMITSVFHDPRLLDVGY